The following proteins come from a genomic window of Maylandia zebra isolate NMK-2024a linkage group LG22, Mzebra_GT3a, whole genome shotgun sequence:
- the zc3h12ab gene encoding endoribonuclease ZC3H12A — MNTDVLLCPAVQTWSKTLISEPHRHTHYHTSAWVSPSLLPLHDSCRPFCETMYPGELDPNTDPQLLESKLDFFHKLGYSTAQVQAVQQKFGPNMDTDKVLGELVRIGPVQEANQGPVTTMSVLVSRGETQPSGPTLLLPVAGTSPQSKEETGEEGKTLRPVVIDGSNVAMSHGNKEVFSCLGIQLAVNFFLDRGHTEITVFVPSWRKEQPRPDVPITDQQILRELERKRILVFTPSRRYAGKRVVCNDDCYIVKHAFESDGIIVSNDMYRDLQGEKPEWKRFIEERLLMYSFVNNKFMPPDDPLGRHGPTLENFLRRVPKTQKKQPCPYGKKCTYGIKCKFHHPERAKQSNRALADELRESAKQPTPSQKQSSACSSPVPGLSLLLVEDMAKKLTLGNESSSLKKAHKNEKVAQVKASHCSSKKASSKKEKSSKHASSDHNSVQHSRSQEQLDSGLGSIDSQPVEAPWSLSDHQFGLPYSSSQQYCPPKSSPCSCCSHGTASCGSAPAFPTHNIGPVSSHSADMMPYSLPHYPNYCAYPLSMNPYSQLTNFQRSQTHSFQRPQWSDPFCGQPAVVRSLPGDPSHWEPPPMKQPGPSREEREVIRKKLLAIFSAQLVDTAMDMFPQMMDPQMLVVEILKLQSQLR; from the exons ATGAATACTGATGTTTTACTCTGCCCAGCTGTGCAGACGTGGAGTAAAACCCTCATTTCAGAGCCACACCGCCACACACACTACCACACATCTGCATGGGTCTCTCCTTCACTGCTCCCACTTCACGACTCTTGCCGTCCTTTCTGTGAGACCATGTACCCAGGTGAACTTGACCCGAACACGGACCCGCAGCTCTTGGAGTCCAAGTTGGACTTCTTCCACAAGCTGGGCTACTCCACGGCTCAGGTACAGGCTGTTCAGCAGAAGTTCGGCCCCAACATGGACACGGATAAAGTGCTGGGGGAGCTGGTTCGGATCGGGCCTGTTCAGGAGGCCAATCAGGGGCCGGTGACCACAATGTCGGTGCTGGTGTCCAGAGGAGAAACCCAGCCATCGGGCCCTACACTGCTGCTGCCTGTAGCTGGTACTTCTCCTCAGAGCAAAGAGGAGACTGGCGAGGAAGGAAAGACTTTGAGACCCGTCGTTATAGACGGCAGCAATGTGGCCATGAG CCATGGCAACAAGGAAGTTTTCTCTTGTCTGGGAATCCAGTTGGCTGTGAACTTCTTCCTGGACAGAGGCCACACTGAAATCACTGTGTTTGTTCCCTCATGGAGGAAGGAGCAGCCCAGGCCGGATGTTCCCATCACAG ATCAGCAAATTCTGCGTGAGCTGGAGAGGAAAAGGATTCTGGTGTTCACACCGTCGCGGCGCTATGCAGGCAAACGGGTGGTCTGTAATGACGACTGCTACATTGTCAAGCACGCCTTCGAGTCTGACGGCATCATCGTGTCCAACGACATGTACCGTGACCTTCAGGGAGAGAAGCCGGAGTGGAAGCGCTTCATCGAAGAGAGGCTGCTCATGTACTCCTTTGTTAATAACAA GTTTATGCCCCCCGATGATCCCCTCGGTCGACATGGACCAACCCTGGAGAACTTCCTGCGGAGGGTTCCAAAGACTCAGAAAAAACAGCCGTGTCCTTATG GGAAGAAATGTACTTATGGAATCAAATGTAAATTCCACCATCCCGAGCGAGCCAAACAGTCCAATCGTGCTCTTGCAGACGAGCTTCGAGAGAGTGCTAAGCAGCCTACTCCTTCTCAGAAACAATCTTCAGCTTGCTCCAGTCCTGTGCCTGGACTCAGCCTCCTGTTGGTGGAGGATATGGCGAAGAAACTGACTCTGGGAAACGAGAGCAGCTCCTTAAAAAAagctcataaaaatgaaaaggtaGCTCAGGTGAAGGCAAGTCACTGCTCCAGCAAGAAGGCCTCATCAAAGAAGGAGAAGTCCAGCAAACACGCGTCGTCTGATCACAACTCGGTGCAGCACAGCCGCTCTCAGGAGCAGCTGGACTCTGGTTTAGGCTCCATAGACAGCCAGCCGGTGGAAGCTCCTTGGAGTCTGAGTGATCACCAGTTTGGGCTACCGTACAGCAGCAGCCAGCAGTACTGCCCTCCAAAAAGTTCCCCgtgcagctgctgctcacatggCACTGCCTCTTGTGGGAGTGCGCCGGCTTTCCCAACTCACAACATCGGGCCAGTGAGCAGCCACAGCGCTGATATGATGCCCTACAGTCTGCCCCACTATCCGAACTATTGCGCTTACCCACTTAGCATGAATCCATACAGCCAACTGACAAATTTCCAGCGCAGCCAAACCCACAGCTTCCAGAGGCCACAGTGGTCCGATCCATTCTGCGGTCAACCGGCGGTGGTCCGCAGCCTCCCGGGAGATCCCTCACACTGGGAGCCTCCTCCAATGAAGCAACCAGGTCCCAgcagggaggagagagaggttATACGGAAAAAGCTCCTCGCTATCTTCAGCGCCCAGCTGGTGGATACAGCCATGGACATGTTCCCTCAGATGATGGATCCACAGATGCTCGTGGTCGAAATCCTCAAGTTGCAGAGTCAGCTGAGATGA